In a genomic window of Balaenoptera ricei isolate mBalRic1 chromosome 3, mBalRic1.hap2, whole genome shotgun sequence:
- the SHLD3 gene encoding shieldin complex subunit 3 has translation MTTEVILHYRPYESETTQLPKIAEKAIQDFPTRPLSRFIPWFLPDGSRLPLKPKRLPPVISEEATEDVRQYLTISEHDIKLQSYDCTVDLLEFQPNLKKKKHLIQSHTLNEQTNSASLDKQSEKGKRHKKRSWSVSLPSSNCTENIFPLSEKLQDSLKALNLHSFYRARWTIEHTICNNQTLEDIWAKLNRIIRCNELPSCNATIQRHLGQIWVFCDVMYCEYVGNLLKGRLALTGKINLFVHKYGVIFSM, from the coding sequence ATGACTACAGAAGTAATATTACATTATCGACCATATGAGAGTGAAACCACACAACTgccaaaaattgcagagaaagcaATTCAAGACTTTCCTACACGTCCACTATCAAGATTTATTCCTTGGTTTCTGCCTGATGGGTCCAGACTTCCACTCAAACCTAAAAGATTACCACCTGTGATTTCTGAAGAGGCAACTGAAGATGTGAGACAGTACTTAACCATCTCAGAACATGATATTAAATTGCAGAGTTATGATTGCACAGTAGATCTACTGGAGTTTCAacctaatttgaaaaaaaagaagcacttaATCCAATCACACACACTGAATGAACAGACTAATTCTGCAAGTCTGGATAAAcaatcagaaaaaggaaaacgGCACAAGAAGAGGTCTTGGAGTGTTTCACTTCCCAGCAGTAAttgtactgaaaatatttttcctttgtctgaAAAATTGCAAGATAGTTTAAAGGCACTAAATTTGCACTCATTTTATAGAGCAAGATGGACAATAGAGCACACTATTTGTAACAACCAAACTCTGGAAGATATTTGGGCAAAACTCAATCGAATTATCAGGTGCAATGAACTTCCATCTTGTAATGCTACAATTCAGAGACATTTAGGCCAGATATGGGTGTTCTGTGATGTTATGTACTGTGAATATGTGGGAAATCTTCTTAAAGGAAGATTAGCTCTTACTGGGAAGATTAACTTATTTGTGCATAAATATGGTGTTATTTTTAGTATGTAA